The genomic segment GTACGAGCCCCtcggtcgccgccaccgccgcgaacGCCCAGCAACTCCCTACACAGACGCAACGTTGTTTTTACGTACGTGTCAACATTTATTCATTTGCCAACTTTGGCCTGCAGATCCTTACCACATGGGGCTTGGTTCTTGACTTGGGTGACGGCGCCCTGGGCCCTCCAGTCCAAGCTGTCCGGCGTGGACTGGAACTGAGCCTTGGACATGTTCACCGCGGCCACCGGCGTGTCCTCGGGACGGAGCCCGCCCGGCTGGTGACGGTACCCGAGGTGCTTCTCCACGAACTCTTCGTTGGTGAGGTCGGAGAACTGGTTGAGCCCGAGGGTGTACGTCCGGTTGCCCGCCCGG from the Triticum aestivum cultivar Chinese Spring unplaced genomic scaffold, IWGSC CS RefSeq v2.1 scaffold156666, whole genome shotgun sequence genome contains:
- the LOC123178028 gene encoding fruit bromelain-like produces the protein MAPIHSNSSRRLDGTVLALLLVLVAATAFVGAAAARGDALAARHERWMAKYGRAYTDAAEKLHRQEVFAANARHVDAVNRAGNRTYTLGLNQFSDLTNEEFVEKHLGYRHQPGGLRPEDTPVAAVNMSKAQFQSTPDSLDWRAQGAVTQVKNQAPCGSCWAFAAVAATEG